The DNA segment TCCAGATAAAGTAGCTGAGAAAATCGTTTCTCGCACAGGCTGTTATGGCGCTGTTGTAGCTGATGTTAATGACTTGAAACGTTCTGCTGTGTTAGGTACAAGCCGTGGCATTGACGGTAATAAAATTGCACAATTGTTGATTGACAATCCATTTGGTAATGATAGCCAAATGACTCCGATTGTTATCATTAAAAATTACGCATCTGTATCTGGTAAATAACAGAAGGCTGTACTCATCACATAGAGATGGGTACAGCCTTTTTATATATTGTGAAAGTTAATAGTGGTTATATGCTAGGTAAAATAGAGTTTTTTACTTAATTTAGCATTTCTAAGTATCCTCTATTAATCTTGATAAGGAGGTTATATGTTACTAGGTTTAGACGTAGGTGGTACTTTTACAGATGCGGTCATCATCGATGGCCATCGTGTAGTAGCATCTGCTAAAAGACGGACTACCAAAGATAATTTAATGCAAGGCATAGGCGAGGCCCTTGATGCAATTCTCCAACATTTTGATACTACAAATATTGATCAAGTTACGCTGTCTACTACTGTGGTAACAAACACCATCGTGGAAGAGAAAGAGCAAGTGGTAGACCTGTTTGTAGTAACGGGACCTGGCCGAAATGTGGACGATATATTCCCTGTAAATCCTATCTATCTTCAAGGCTATACTGATCATAGAGGTATTGTGGTGGAACGTACACCTACAAATGCAGTTCGACATATAGCCGAAATGGTACAATCTCGCAGTGGCACAGATTTGGCTGCTGTATCTGCTAAATTTGGGGTACGGAATCCTCAAGAGGAATTATCTATAACAGAAGCATTGAAAGATAGATATAATACTATCTCTAATGGCAGCTTATTAAGCGGCTCTTTGAGTTTTCCACGTCGCACTATTAGCGCATATTTTAATAGCGCTGTAACACCGGTATTTACAGTATTTAAGAAGAATGTAGAAGATGCGTTAAGCGTGCGAAACATTAAGGCTCCACTTCATATATTAAAGGCCGATGGAGGTTCTTTACCTATGGAACATATGGTGAGTAGACCAGTAGAGACGGCTTTTACAGGACCTGCAGCAACCGTACTGGGCCTATCTGCTCTTGGAGCTATTGGGAATGAACATACAGTTGCGTTAGATATTGGCGGTACCACTACAGATATTTCTTTGTGGAAACAAGGCAGACCGTTGATGACTAAAAGTGGTGTATCTATTCGTGAATACCCAAGTGCGGTACGCTCCTTTGCCGTTACCTCTGTTGGTATTGGCGGTGAATCTGTCGTTCGCGTTGTAGATGGTGAAATTACTGTCGGACCTGAACGGGTGGGCCCATCGGTAGCATTAGGTGGGACAGAACCTACATTAGGGGATGCTCTCATTGTACTAGGTTATGCGTGCTATGGTAAGGTTGGATTAGCTGAACGAGCTATGGAGGTGTTGGCTAATAGACTAAGTGCTAGTACAAACGGAGATACAACTCAGACTCAACAACAATTAGCAGAGGATGTAACTGCTTCTGGCGTTGCTCAATCAATCGTAAATAAGGCGTTGCAAACAATTCAGCATGGCATAGATGAGGTGGTAAGGGCAGAAAACAAACGACCTATCTATGTAGTAGCGGATATTGTGAACCCCGATGTGTTTGTGCCTGCTCAAATCGTGGTAGTAGGTGGAACGGCGCCAAGCCTTGGACCTAGCATAGGTAAATATCTGGATTTACCGATTACCATACCAGAAAATGCGGCGGTGGCGAATGCTATCGGAGCAGCCCTAGCATTATCGACTATTGAACTCACTGTTCATGTCGATACAAAACGACGCTTACTCGTTATTCCTGAACTAGGGATTAAACAACAAACCTGTACGTTGAAGCGAGTAGAACAAGTGGTGGAACGAGCTAAAGAAGCTCTCAGTGAAGAAGCATTGCGTTTAGGTCTTGGTAAAGACCAAGATATAGAGGTCATTAGTGTGGAAGATTTCCCTGTTGTTGAGGGCTGGCAATCGATGGAACGATTAATCACTGTAAAAGTACAATTAGCAGCGGGGGTGAAACAGTATGTGGAATAAAGGCTTATCCTATCGTGAGCGTCATGGACTTATTAATATCCATAAAAATGTACGTAATAACTTAAATACCGACAAAAATACATCAAATCATAGTTTAGGGCTTGTATTTTTCCCTGCTTTCGACTGGAAGATTTCTGAAACCCATCCAGAACGACAAGAGCGATTGCTGTATACGCGTGATCAAATCGTTGAGGAAGGCTTATTAGATATACCTAATATTGTGGAATATAATCCTATCGTGGCCGATTGGGATACCATAGAGCGCGTTCATGTAGGCGCTCCTGACTTAGAGTCCTGGGTAACGGAAGCACATCGTGTGTCTGCAGGTGGGGCTATTGCCGCTGCTGATGCGGTTATGCGCGGAGAAGTAGATCGAGCCTTTGCCTTAGTAAGACCGCCAGGGCATCATGCGATGGCCATGGTTCATGGTATTCGTGGTTTCTGTACCATTAACATTGAAGCTGTCATGATTCAACATATGCGTCAAACCTATGGTATTAAACGGGTTGCTGTGGTGGATACAGATGTACATCATGGTGATGGCTCTCAAGATGTGTTCTACCATGATCCGGATACACTATACATTAGTTTCCACCAAGATGGACGGACCTTATATCCTGGCACAGGCTTTATGGATGAATTCGGTGGTCCACAGGCCATCGGTGGAAATATAGATATCCCATTGCCACCTGGGACTGGTGACGAAGGCTTGATGAAGGTTATGCGTGAGTTAGTATTGCCAATCCTAGAAGAATTCAATCCAGACATAGTTATTAATTCTGCAGGGCAAGATAATCACTTTAGCGATCCATTGGCTAATATGCAAGTAACCGCAAAGGGCTATGCTGAGCTTGTAGATTTATTGCAAGCAGATATAGCTGTCTTAGAAGGTGGTTACTCCGTACAAGAAGCATTGCCATATGTAAATACTGGTATTATTTTATCCATGGCAGGCCTTGATTACAGCAAGGTCGTCGAACCTGCCTTTGATCCTGTTAAATATAAGGAAAGCCAAAATGTAACTGCTTATATTGATGACCTTATCGCTAAGTGGAAGGTACAATGGGCTAACCGTCATAAGATGGCCGAAGAGGAA comes from the Veillonella dispar genome and includes:
- a CDS encoding hydantoinase/oxoprolinase family protein encodes the protein MLLGLDVGGTFTDAVIIDGHRVVASAKRRTTKDNLMQGIGEALDAILQHFDTTNIDQVTLSTTVVTNTIVEEKEQVVDLFVVTGPGRNVDDIFPVNPIYLQGYTDHRGIVVERTPTNAVRHIAEMVQSRSGTDLAAVSAKFGVRNPQEELSITEALKDRYNTISNGSLLSGSLSFPRRTISAYFNSAVTPVFTVFKKNVEDALSVRNIKAPLHILKADGGSLPMEHMVSRPVETAFTGPAATVLGLSALGAIGNEHTVALDIGGTTTDISLWKQGRPLMTKSGVSIREYPSAVRSFAVTSVGIGGESVVRVVDGEITVGPERVGPSVALGGTEPTLGDALIVLGYACYGKVGLAERAMEVLANRLSASTNGDTTQTQQQLAEDVTASGVAQSIVNKALQTIQHGIDEVVRAENKRPIYVVADIVNPDVFVPAQIVVVGGTAPSLGPSIGKYLDLPITIPENAAVANAIGAALALSTIELTVHVDTKRRLLVIPELGIKQQTCTLKRVEQVVERAKEALSEEALRLGLGKDQDIEVISVEDFPVVEGWQSMERLITVKVQLAAGVKQYVE
- a CDS encoding histone deacetylase family protein → MWNKGLSYRERHGLINIHKNVRNNLNTDKNTSNHSLGLVFFPAFDWKISETHPERQERLLYTRDQIVEEGLLDIPNIVEYNPIVADWDTIERVHVGAPDLESWVTEAHRVSAGGAIAAADAVMRGEVDRAFALVRPPGHHAMAMVHGIRGFCTINIEAVMIQHMRQTYGIKRVAVVDTDVHHGDGSQDVFYHDPDTLYISFHQDGRTLYPGTGFMDEFGGPQAIGGNIDIPLPPGTGDEGLMKVMRELVLPILEEFNPDIVINSAGQDNHFSDPLANMQVTAKGYAELVDLLQADIAVLEGGYSVQEALPYVNTGIILSMAGLDYSKVVEPAFDPVKYKESQNVTAYIDDLIAKWKVQWANRHKMAEEERTGMGDIWSNRYNVYYDETGVQEERLEKVRMYENKVGWHSVLSHGQYGPYGPQSVYAIFIPWQADEETRQDAITEAKRAKAEGGASRYVVVDPLGDGQYEV